In Thermus thermamylovorans, the DNA window CTCCGGGGAGACGGCCTTCGCCTTTGACAGCCGCGGCATCCCCCTTAGCTTCCACACGGTCACCGTGACCCTCAGCAACCGGGCCAACACCTACACCCGACAGGTGGCGATATCCCCCCAAGGGAGGGCGGAGGTGCGATGAAGGCTAAAGGCTTGACCCTGATAGAGGTTCTCATCGCTTTGTCAGTAATCGGCATCGCCTTCGGGGCCCTCCTCATGAGCCAGGTCGCCAACCTCAGGGCCTCAGCGCAGAGCCGCTACGCCACCGACACCAAGGCCGCGGCGGTGCGGGTGCTGGAGGCCAAGTCCGGGGAAGTCCTCTGGAGCGAGATCGCCAGTGACCCTCGCTACCGGGACGACCCCGAAACCGGGCGGTCCTTCCACTTCGTGGACTACTACTACGGTTGTCCCGAGCCCGTGAGGCCACCCCCGGAGATCCGGTCAGGAAGCCTAGCCAACCTGCGGCCGGTGGACTGCTCGGGAACCGAGGAGGAGGGAAGCACGAGCGTGGAGTGGCGCATCGCGGGCGAAGGCGGCATCCTGGGGGAAGGGGTGGTGACCATAGTGGTCACCGCCACCCACGACCGAGGCCCCCGGGTAACCATGGGCCGACGGGTGACCTGCTACGACGTCTACCCCTCCCCCACCCAGGACAAGCCCGCCCCCTGCCCGCCCCCAGGAGGTGGCCGGTGAGGAGGTCCTCCGGCTTCTCCTTGGTGGAGTTACTGGTGGCCCTAGGCCTCCTGGCGGCCCTGCTGGCCCTTGCCTTGCGCTACTTCACCAGCACCGCGGAGCTGGCCCGGGAAACCCAGGCCCGGAGCGAACTCCAGGACCGGGTGCGCATGGTGATGCAGGTGGTCACCGCCGACCTGCAAATGGCAGGGGCCACCCACTGGGTTTCCGGTGGCTCTTTTGCCCTTTACATCCTGCCCGCGGGCTCGGTGTTGGTGGGAACGGACGGAGGGGTCAAGGACACCCTCAGCCTCTACTACGTAACCAGCCTACGAGAGCAAAGCCAGGCCTGCCGCCGGGTGGACTACAGCTTCCAGGGGGACACCCTGTACCGCAGCGACGTGAACGCCACCCCCTCCTCGGGGAGCGACTGCACCCAGCCCAGTCCCTCCTTCCAGCCCCTGGCCGAGGGCATCCTGGCCCTGGACATCCGCTACCTTTGCAGCGACGGGGCGGAGGTGGACACCCCCGCGGACTGCGGTTCCGAGGCCTACCCCCGCTCCGCCCTGGTGGAGGCGGTGGGCTACTCCCTCACCCCCATGCGGGCGGCGGGGCCCGCCACCCTCACCACCGTTTCCGGCCAGGAGGTCACCTGCCCCCAGGGCAGGGCCTGCTACGCCCTGAGGCAGGAGGTGCTGATGCCCAACCTCAAGCCCCTTCCGGAATAGGAGGTAAGGTATGCGGTCCCAAGGAATCGCCCTGGTGGTCACCCTGGCCCTTCTGGTCCTCATCGCCCTCCTGGCCTTCAGCACCTTCTTCAGGACGCAGATTGAGCTTTGGGTCACCCGTAACGACACCACCTCCGTGCAGGCCTTCTACGCCGCCGAGGCCGGCTTGCAGAAGTACAAGGCCGCCCTCTTCCAGCAGATCGCCTGGCGGGAGCAGGTGGGACACCCCGAGGAGGCCGGGGGCGGCAGCCCCGCCTGCTACTCCTCCACCATCGCCGGCTTTGACTGGGAACGGAACGGAAACTACAGCTACTTCCGAGGGGGAATCATGGAGCTGGCGGTGGCAGAACCGGTGTACGACGCCCAAGGCAACCCCATCGGCAGCTACACGGTCCAGCTACGCGAGATCGTCCAACCCGGGGGCAACAGGCGTTACCTCCTGGTCTCCCAGGGCACCTCCTCCGGGGCGCGGGCCGCGGTACAGGCCGTCCTGGAACTGGACACCTCCGCCTACCTGGACTACGCCATCTTCGCCGGTACCGGCCAGGCCAACCGCTGGCTGAACGGCGGGGCCACCATCCGGGGGGGGATCTACATCACCGGCGACCCCAACAGGCCCAACGATTTCGTGATCGAAAGCAACGGCAACTTCAGCCTGCTCAACCACTACAACCTCAACACCGGCTACGGCAGCGCGCGGGACTACGTGGACCCCCAGTACCGCCAGGTAAACGACCTCTGCGCCAGCCTGCGGGTGCAGCACGGGCGCATCGCCGTGGGGGGCAGCACCCTGATCGGCGAGCCCGACAACCCGGTGAAGGGGGTCTTCGTGGGCCGGGGGGGGAACGACATCACCGGGGTAGTAACGGACGTGTGCCAGAACAACCGCGGCGTCTGCGCCGAAGCCACGGGCCCCTTCGACCTCGCCAACCCTCCTCCCTTCCCCGAGCTCCGGGCCACCGGAAGCTCCTGGGAGAGGATCAAGCCCCCCGCTTGCCAAAGGCCTGGGACCAGCTACAGCAACTGGGCTAGCTGCCTGGTGGGGGAGGCCCAGCGCCGCGGGGTGCACATCCAGTTCGCCAGCAACGGCCAGCACGTCATCAGCTGGCCTAGCCTCGCTGACCTGCCCTTGGATAGCGTCATCGTGCCCCCTGACCCCACCGCCTGCCGGGCCGCCCTGAACCAGAGCCGCTCAGGCCACACCCTCACCCTGGGCGGCAAGGCCGTGGACTGCAGCTACACCATCACCTACCCCACA includes these proteins:
- a CDS encoding type IV pilus modification PilV family protein, translating into MTLIEVLIALSVIGIAFGALLMSQVANLRASAQSRYATDTKAAAVRVLEAKSGEVLWSEIASDPRYRDDPETGRSFHFVDYYYGCPEPVRPPPEIRSGSLANLRPVDCSGTEEEGSTSVEWRIAGEGGILGEGVVTIVVTATHDRGPRVTMGRRVTCYDVYPSPTQDKPAPCPPPGGGR
- a CDS encoding prepilin-type N-terminal cleavage/methylation domain-containing protein, with amino-acid sequence MRRSSGFSLVELLVALGLLAALLALALRYFTSTAELARETQARSELQDRVRMVMQVVTADLQMAGATHWVSGGSFALYILPAGSVLVGTDGGVKDTLSLYYVTSLREQSQACRRVDYSFQGDTLYRSDVNATPSSGSDCTQPSPSFQPLAEGILALDIRYLCSDGAEVDTPADCGSEAYPRSALVEAVGYSLTPMRAAGPATLTTVSGQEVTCPQGRACYALRQEVLMPNLKPLPE
- a CDS encoding PilX N-terminal domain-containing pilus assembly protein; this translates as MRSQGIALVVTLALLVLIALLAFSTFFRTQIELWVTRNDTTSVQAFYAAEAGLQKYKAALFQQIAWREQVGHPEEAGGGSPACYSSTIAGFDWERNGNYSYFRGGIMELAVAEPVYDAQGNPIGSYTVQLREIVQPGGNRRYLLVSQGTSSGARAAVQAVLELDTSAYLDYAIFAGTGQANRWLNGGATIRGGIYITGDPNRPNDFVIESNGNFSLLNHYNLNTGYGSARDYVDPQYRQVNDLCASLRVQHGRIAVGGSTLIGEPDNPVKGVFVGRGGNDITGVVTDVCQNNRGVCAEATGPFDLANPPPFPELRATGSSWERIKPPACQRPGTSYSNWASCLVGEAQRRGVHIQFASNGQHVISWPSLADLPLDSVIVPPDPTACRAALNQSRSGHTLTLGGKAVDCSYTITYPTGQVVRGGFRYLPGTGNAPNLLEVFDHVTLEGFDLVLNQQPRGNNEDTTLYRARTYTLVEGERQVTRTATLAVLRQGTQGGNLDLNGRLYPSLAALADDPEGQTTFPHHALGLVAEGNVYQRASQVMAPLYAGGIFRIVKQNVLFGSVITREFCTTSAGNQDGCAAGQSAEVVYIRIPRDNRPLAMPAPRGGKPVFRVLSYERR